Proteins encoded together in one Lathyrus oleraceus cultivar Zhongwan6 chromosome 5, CAAS_Psat_ZW6_1.0, whole genome shotgun sequence window:
- the LOC127080613 gene encoding adenine/guanine permease AZG1, which translates to MEGQTQRPPLPAHQAHIKPISRLNSYVANSRLGQWFKLSQRNSTFTTELRAGTATFLTMAYILAVNASILTDSGGTCSVSDCVPLCSNASVSISNCTGPSLHVIRPDISCKFDPVNPGYAACLDKTRKDLIVATVASSLIGCFIMGAFANLPLGLAPGMGANAYFAYTVVGFHGSGNISYQNALAAVFIEGMFFLFVSAIGLRAKLAKLVPKPVRISSSAGIGLFLAFIGLQNSEGIGLVGYSSSTLVTLGGCPSSSRASLAPVVTAINGTVSLLAGGTVSSDIFCLNNRMESPTLWLGLVGFIIIAYCLVKNVKGAMIYGIVFVTAVSWFRNTKVTVFPNTDAGDSAHEYFKKVIDIHTIKTTAGALSFSNIGKGYFWEAVITFLYVDILDTTGTLYSMARFAGFTDEEGNFEGQYFAFMSDATSIVVGSLLGTSPVTAFIESSTGIREGGRTGITALTVACYFFMALFFTPLLASIPAWAVGPPLILVGVLMMRSVVEIDWEDMKQAIPAFVTMILMPLTYSIAYGLIGGIGTYIVLNIWDWGFEILGHFGYITKTTKETTTNTHHNSHSSQVNGVLENQPSSQNPNDKAIQLEVL; encoded by the coding sequence ATGGAGGGTCAAACTCAAAGGCCCCCACTTCCAGCCCACCAAGCCCACATAAAGCCCATCTCTCGTCTCAACTCTTACGTGGCCAACAGCCGATTAGGCCAATGGTTCAAACTCTCCCAGAGAAACTCAACTTTCACCACCGAGCTTCGTGCCGGAACCGCCACTTTCCTCACCATGGCTTATATCCTCGCCGTCAACGCTTCCATTTTAACGGACTCCGGTGGAACCTGCTCGGTTTCCGATTGTGTTCCTCTCTGTTCCAACGCTTCCGTTTCGATTTCCAACTGTACTGGTCCATCTCTTCACGTCATTCGGCCGGATATCTCTTGCAAATTCGATCCGGTTAACCCGGGCTACGCTGCGTGCTTAGATAAAACGCGGAAAGACCTGATCGTAGCCACCGTAGCTTCTTCCCTCATTGGTTGTTTCATCATGGGAGCTTTTGCTAATCTACCGCTAGGTCTCGCGCCTGGTATGGGCGCTAACGCTTACTTCGCTTACACCGTCGTTGGTTTCCACGGTTCCGGTAATATCTCCTACCAAAACGCACTCGCTGCCGTTTTCATCGAAGGAATGTTCTTCTTATTCGTTTCAGCAATAGGTCTACGAGCAAAACTAGCAAAACTTGTACCAAAGCCGGTTAGAATAAGCTCCTCCGCTGGAATCGGGCTTTTTCTCGCTTTCATCGGGCTTCAAAACAGTGAAGGAATTGGGCTCGTCGGGTACAGCTCTTCAACTTTAGTCACACTCGGCGGCTGCCCAAGCTCATCACGGGCTTCACTCGCTCCAGTAGTAACCGCAATTAATGGCACAGTCAGTTTACTCGCCGGCGGAACCGTTTCCAGCGATATATTCTGTCTAAACAACAGAATGGAAAGCCCAACTCTCTGGTTGGGCCTAGTGGGCTTTATAATAATCGCCTACTGTTTAGTTAAAAACGTGAAAGGAGCAATGATATACGGCATCGTTTTCGTAACCGCCGTTTCATGGTTTCGAAACACCAAAGTAACGGTGTTTCCCAACACTGACGCCGGTGATTCGGCTCATGAGTATTTCAAAAAGGTGATAGACATTCACACGATAAAAACAACTGCGGGCGCGTTGAGTTTCAGTAACATAGGAAAAGGGTATTTTTGGGAAGCTGTTATAACTTTTTTATACGTAGACATTCTCGACACAACTGGAACGTTGTACTCAATGGCGAGGTTCGCAGGTTTCACCGACGAGGAAGGGAATTTCGAGGGTCAGTATTTTGCTTTCATGTCCGATGCCACGTCGATTGTGGTTGGGTCTTTACTAGGAACGTCACCGGTGACGGCGTTTATTGAGTCTTCCACCGGGATTCGTGAAGGTGGAAGAACGGGGATAACGGCGTTGACGGTAGCGTGTTATTTTTTTATGGCTCTGTTTTTTACGCCGTTGTTAGCTTCGATTCCGGCTTGGGCGGTAGGACCACCGTTGATTTTAGTGGGAGTTTTGATGATGAGATCAGTGGTGGAGATTGATTGGGAAGATATGAAACAAGCTATACCTGCGTTTGTGACAATGATACTTATGCCTTTGACGTATTCAATTGCTTATGGGCTTATTGGTGGGATTGGTACTTACATTGTGTTGAATATTTGGGATTGGGGATTTGAGATTTTGGGGCACTTTGGGTACATTACAAAAACAACAAAGGAAACAACTACTAACACTCATCATAATTCTCATTCTTCTCAGGTCAATGGGGTACTTGAAAATCAACCTTCATCGCAAAATCCAAATGATAAAGCAATACAACTAGAAGTACTTTAG